Part of the Quercus robur chromosome 5, dhQueRobu3.1, whole genome shotgun sequence genome, ttttgtattttttttaaaaatgctaaaatatgtGCCACTATATGGCCGAGTgcctttcaaaaaaagaaaaaaaaaattgctaaaatattTGCCGCCATTATGACCGAGTCCCTTTCAAAACTACCTCCTTCCTACTTTgtatttaagaaaaagaaacagacAAACCCTTTTAAATCAGTTCTAAGTTTTCTgctatgtttatttattttgatctCCCACCGGATGTGGTGGTGAACTTACTTGCTCTTGACAGGGCAGCAACTTCTTGTAACAGACTTATTGCTGTGGTTGGTTAGTGTTTTAATATATTACccctttaaccaaaaaaaaaaaaaaaaatcttttatcgataaaaaaatcatttaataaACTTCTTACTTTTGTTTTGGGCATTAATAAACTTCCTAACCTCATTTTCTCAGAACCATCCATGATCCATCAATGGCTACCGAAGACAACGAAGTCGAAGACCACCGTCCTCTCGTCCTTATACACCACCTCCCTTCATTCAAACTTCCACTCCAAGACCGCTTGATCACCCACTTCCGCCTTTTCGACTCGCTGGCCTCCCCCGAGGCCTCCTCCGTACGCGCTCTCATCTGCGTCGGCCCCACGCCCGTCACCGCCGACACCCTCGACCACCTCCCTTCTCTGCGACTTGTCGTTGGCTCCAGCGCCGGCCTTGACCACGTCGACCTCGCCGAGTGCCGCCGTCGTGGCATTGCCGTCACCAATGCCGGCGACGCCAACTCTGAGAACGTGGCCGACTACGCCGTCGCGCTTTTGCTCGATGTTCTGCGCCGAGTTTCCGCTGCTGACCGATTTGTTCGCTCTGGTTTGTGGCCTCAAATGGGAGAGTACCCACTTGgctgtaaggttagttttgtttttttgttttttttagcaCATCTGGATTGGTAgctttttttgttaaaaacgaCAAGCATAGTGAATGACACAAAAAAAACATGTTCATAGTTGCTGAGGTAGCATCTGGTGATTGGTGTGTAATAAAGTGAATATTAAGGTTTTGTTATTGATCGAGAGGTGGTTAGCTGAGGCATGTCTCTTTGTCACTGTGTGGAACTTTTGTATAACATACAACTGAGATACGAAATACAGATCTAGATAAATTATGGTTGATTAGCTGGGATTTTCAGTGGGATTAGCTTGGAAAGATTGAAAAAGAGAAGCAAGGGTATATAATTCAAAGCTACTAACCTTGTAAATATATTCATTTAGCTTGAAAGAGTATAACTAGTATCTGTGTTTTGGGAATTGAATTCATTGTCATAGAAATTCAGAGCTGGTAAGAAACATACAGGGCCTTGATCAAGTGCTAGTGATGTGGTAGCCGCAGCTACTAAGTTACTAACCTTGTAAACATTAGAATAGTGTTGCTACAAATCTGGTTGTATTCACTAGTTATACTTGCATCTTGATTAAACTTAAACATTATATTATCCAATCGGTTCTTATATGAATTGGTTATGACTGCAGTTAGGGGGAAAACGAATTGGTATTGTGGGGCTGGGAAGTATTGGCTCTGAAGTTGCAAAAAGGCTTGTGGCATTTGGCTGCACAGTTGCATACAACTCGAGGAACAAGAAGCCATCTGTACTGTATCCTTACTATGCCAATGTCCATGACCTTGCTGTTAACAGTGATGTTCTTATTGTTTGCTGTGCGCTGACGAATGAAACTCACCATATAATCAACAAAGATGTTTTGACAGCATTGGGAAGGGAAGGGTTTATAATTAATGTTGGGCGCGGTGCTCTTGTTGATGAGAAAGAATTGGTGCAATTTTTGGTCCAAGGGGAGATTGGTGGTGCAGGTCTTGATGTGTTTGAGAACGAGCCTAATGTCCCAAAAGAGCTATTTGCCCTGGACAATGTTGTGTTGTCTCCACATCTTGCTATTTCAACTCCAGAATCCTTCGAAGCCTTGAACGAGGTGATTATAGCAAACTTGAAGGCTTTCTTTTCAAGTAAGCCTTTATTGTCGCCTTTCCAGCAGGAATGAAGTAGTAATATGCACACAGGGTTGTATGATTGGAAGGTTGCCATTTGTATGAttggtgtattttttttttttttttttaaataagccTTTGTTGTGGCCTTTCCAGCATGAATGaagtaatataataatattcaCATATGGATGTATGATTGGAAGGTTTCCATCTATATAAGATTATTAGATTAAAGACTCTTTAGAGGTCAAATTCAACAGCATGGTGAATATTAATGCATATATAAATCCTTAAAAGgcaaagaaattgaagataaaCTTGGagctttttagttttgtttttgtaaaatttagtATGTAGATTACATGTTCAGagaaacattttcttttgtggTTTCATGAATTGTCAAACACGTGTCTCTAACAATAGtctaaagaaaaagagagaagagggattttgattattaaatatgtgattattttaatgttttgttgtgtttttttaacGGTAAGACACACATGGGTTACAACTAAATAATAGAGTTATGCTCAAGTGGTAAAAATGAACATTTTTCAAAGCATTGATGGCAATGAAATCAGCCCTAACCACAAGTAAGTgatttgtaattatttctataaaaaatagtTTCACGAACTTTGTATtgctaaaaattatatatcatttttactacaaaattgactatttatattattaataacttacaaataaaaagttattgccctataaatttatataaattcaatttttagtctatatatatata contains:
- the LOC126725545 gene encoding glyoxylate/hydroxypyruvate reductase HPR3-like, with protein sequence MATEDNEVEDHRPLVLIHHLPSFKLPLQDRLITHFRLFDSLASPEASSVRALICVGPTPVTADTLDHLPSLRLVVGSSAGLDHVDLAECRRRGIAVTNAGDANSENVADYAVALLLDVLRRVSAADRFVRSGLWPQMGEYPLGCKLGGKRIGIVGLGSIGSEVAKRLVAFGCTVAYNSRNKKPSVLYPYYANVHDLAVNSDVLIVCCALTNETHHIINKDVLTALGREGFIINVGRGALVDEKELVQFLVQGEIGGAGLDVFENEPNVPKELFALDNVVLSPHLAISTPESFEALNEVIIANLKAFFSSKPLLSPFQQE